One Schistocerca gregaria isolate iqSchGreg1 unplaced genomic scaffold, iqSchGreg1.2 ptg000980l, whole genome shotgun sequence DNA segment encodes these proteins:
- the LOC126326212 gene encoding uncharacterized protein LOC126326212 yields the protein MNSKQLELPISISTDILENNPKFTSILEDLVNNQITQCGGSKVLHDELYSLTSEVTKAKSSYLQKYTLYNELKCILMSHETSSLSILSEEPDYVEELNQIRRVLLREESQYHVHELNSKFIDFLLSESAYTQNLYSLAQRIPENIRHSCTLHCIDNVNTEGNADTSQSTPVLGILPKEVTFAADARVNSIRSVLNELRRRLETRFSDLKEFYDLEYDSETTDDNLSVLEKFSQFNMDILQSRQKRDEKRLTVKISKIRAERFHIDSLRTVLEIQSMGRKLEHYKVYQKQFDEVELDWLHLKLETATKKLLLLKEQIIGETYTPGALAALRQIRSHLIEKKKVVQQEYDEVSKQLEQYENLGETFVQLASEYRNITEQLENKKWAIEQLKQN from the exons ATGAATTCTAAACAACTTGAGCTGCCCATATCTATCAGCACCGACATTTTAGAGAACAATCCTAAATTTACCTCTATTTTAGAAGACCTGGTGAATAACCAGATTACGCAGTGTGGCGGCAGTAAAGTTCTACACGATGAACTGTATAGC TTGACCTCCGAAGTGACCAAGGCAAAATCATCTTATTTGCAAAAATACACCTTATATAATGAGCTCAAATGTATTTTGATGAGCCACGAGACGAGTTCTTTATCCATTCTTTCCGAGGAACCAGACTATGTGGAAGAACTGAATCAAATAAGGCGGGTTTTGCTTCGAGAGGAGAGTCAGTATCACGTCCATGAGCTTAACTCTAAGTTCATTGATTTTTTATTATCAGAAAGCGCCTATACACAAAATCTATACTCCCTAGCACAACGCATACCAGAAAATATACGCCATTCTTGCACCTTACATTGTATAGATAATGTGAATACCGAAGGAAACGCTGACACTTCACAGTCAACTCCTGTGCTTGGCATCTTACCAAAAGAGGTCACCTTTGCTGCCGATGCTCGCGTCAATTCTATTCGTTCTGTCCTCAATGAGTTGCGACGCAGGCTTGAGACAAGATTTTCTGACTTGAAGGAGTTCTATGATCTTGAATATGACTCTGAAACTACAGATGACAACCTAAGCGTCCTTGAGAAGTTTTCTCAGTTTAACATGGATATTCTTCAATCCAGGCAGAAACGGGATGAAAAAAGACTAACTGTGAAAATTTCTAAAATTAGAGCAGAAAGGTTTCATATTGACAGTCTTCGCACTGTTTTAGAAATTCAAAGCATGGGCCGCAAGTTAGAGCATTACAAAGTTTATCAAAAACAATTTGATGAAGTTGAATTGGATTGGCTACATCTAAAACTTGAAACAGCAACCAAAAAACTGTTGCTTCTAAAAGAACAAATTATCGGTGAAACCTATACTCCTGGAGCCCTGGCTGCATTGAGGCAGATAAGGTCACACCTCATTGAAAAGAAAAAGGTAGTGCAACAGGAGTACGATGAAGTAAGCAAGCAATTAGAACAATATGAAAATCTGGGAGAGACATTCGTTCAACTAGCCAGCGAGTATAGAAATATCACGGAGCAGCTAGAAAACAAGAAATGGGCAATTGAACAGCTCAAGCAAAATTAA
- the LOC126326198 gene encoding titin homolog, translated as MSEIERDGVNKSPKNSSQKSDASYKTSSKSEKRASKNVENKMSTNNGTQPIREQIESQETELKPTEKSTPSNVIEAKSHKQGSKKNDKTSNKPSARKTKIEKKGTDDKHAGKKQDKNKTRKSKLKPLNTTVSKTTEDLNADMRLNVSKPPSIPPPSLPRSRTVATIYKVPELDSVFTMKPSAKIEVEDIEEDVYEESNVSIVDLSWFLSRSAVISEVGKELDGSFYVRTFEATSKEFGKCIVNAYIEDRYKEFVPREAFITQIKVLQCLASCPFILPLLEYISTIELDLRPGARDKQTSLVTISCAKAKDTSEEPNEEEKMLNVEEEKAKTSKEEAVYSEKPATEKGNPDWKKCKKKSDKPVKEDKASREKHKKTDNETRTPLSKKDRTKSSDDLINQRYILGSAHRHAKKGDKSDNHIDGGNMSPERTSADKFSTRKKKHNKGSKDDTGETFSRKGTTENQPLEVKKSEPEKKVSVVDFDLKTPDKTSRKKAHGKEAKKDDINETPSEKETAQSQPQEMKKSEPEKKVSAVDFEPKTPDKPSRKKIHSKEVKKDDISETPSEKETTQSQPQEMKKSEPEKKVSEVDSDPKTPDKPSRKKIHSKEVKKDDINETFSRKETTENQPLEVKKSEPEKKVSVVDSDPKTPDKPSRKKIHSKEVKKDDISETLSGKEATKSQSPEVKKSEPEKKVSAVDSDPKTPGKPSRKRAHSKEAKKDDISETLSGKEATKSQSPEVKKSEPEKKVSVVDFEPKTPDKTSRKKTHGKEAKKGDISETSSEKETAQSQPQEMKKSEPDKKVSVVDSDPKTPDKPSRKKAHGKEAKKDDISETLSGKEATKSQSPEVKKSEPEKKVSAVDFEPKTPDKTSRKKTHGKEAKKDDISETSSEKETAQSQPQEMKKSEPDKKVSVVDSDPKTPDKPSRKRAHSKEAKKDDISETLSGKEATKSQSPEVKKSEPEKKVSVVDFEPKTPDKTSRKKTHGKEAKKGDISETSSEKETAQSQPQEMKKSEPDKKVSVVDSDPKTPDKPSRKKAHGKEAKKDDISETLSGKEATKSQSPEVKKSDSDQKTPSEKTSSPGKRSNENSRVESPASSSKQGDDITNINNAPQSGNLSFTDEFNKQRLIASPQTLEHLKGKNLDFFLVFKSYPNVLLWAAENADIYVEKLVCSFARNIVQALVELHKLKYMHRAVMPSNIVITDSRQALLSGFESVMETNYDALHKQPRLVLSSTRYRPPELISESRDQDIKLDSWGLGVTVFAMLTGHPPFTEKNRFLLEQAIKEKELKFDAGEWSGISESARDFCRILCVKEPSQRPTVEEVSDHPWLAGRDAGKKKLLLNKQNLL; from the coding sequence ATGTCCGAAATAGAGCGAGATGGTGTCAATAAATCACCTAAGAactcgagccaaaagtcagatGCGTCTTATAAGACATCAAGTAAGTCAGAAAAGAGGGCTAGTAAGAATGTGGAGAACAAGATGTCAACTAACAATGGCACTCAACCTATAAGAGAGCAAATTGAATCCCAAGAAACAGAACTCAAGCCGACTGAAAAGAGCACCCCATCGAACGTTATAGAGGCTAAATCACATAAACAGGGTTCTAAAAAAAACGATAAGACCAGCAATAAGCCGAGTGCTAGGAAGACCAAAATTGAGAAAAAAGGAACCGATGATAAACATGCAGGTAAAAAACAAGATAAGAATAAAACTAGAAAATCAAAACTCAAGCCTCTGAATACTACGGTATCTAAGACTACCGAAGATTTGAATGCAGATATGAGGCTGAATGTTTCGAAACCACCGAGCATACCGCCCCCTTCGTTGCCAAGATCACGTACTGTTGCCACTATATACAAAGTCCCGGAACTAGACTCTGTTTTTACTATGAAGCCTAGTGCAAAAATAGAAGTTGAAGACATTGAAGAGGATGTTTATGAAGAGTCTAATGTTAGTATTGTAGATCTTTCGTGGTTCTTGAGTCGTTCAGCTGTTATCTCTGAAGTTGGCAAAGAACTAGATGGCTCATTTTATGTCAGAACGTTTGAGGCGACTTCTAAAGAGTTTGGAAAATGCATCGTAAACGCCTATATTGAGGATAGATACAAAGAATTCGTTCCTCGGGAAGCCTTCATTACTCAGATCAAAGTGTTGCAATGTTTGGCCTCCTGTCCCTTTATTTTGCCCTTGTTGGAATATATTTCGACCATAGAATTGGATCTGCGCCCAGGTGCTAGAGATAAACAAACTAGCCTGGTTACGATTTCTTGTGCCAAGGCAAAAGATACCAGTGAAGAACCAAATGAAGAGGAAAAGATGCTCAATGTCGAAGAAGAAAAGGCGAAAACATCTAAAGAGGAAGCCGTATATAGTGAAAAGCCTGCTACAGAAAAAGGGAATCCTGATTGGAAGAAGTGCAAAAAGAAGTCGGACAAGCCCGTTAAAGAAGACAAAGCATCTAGAGAGAAGCACAAAAAAACTGATAATGAAACCCGAACGCCACTCTCTAAAAAAGATAGAACCAAGAGTTCCGATGACTTAATTAATCAGCGATACATACTGGGCTCAGCGCACAGGCACGcgaaaaaaggagataaaagtgATAATCACATAGACGGTGGTAACATGTCTCCAGAGCGGACATCGGCTGATAAATTTTCAACTCGAAAGAAGAAGCATAACAAAGGATCAAAGGATGACACGGGCGAGACTTTCTCTCGGAAAGGAACAACTGAAAATCAGCCACTAGAAGTGAAAAAGAGTGAACCTGAGAAAAAAGTCAGCGTAGTCGACTTCGACCTAAAAACACCTGATAAAACTTCCCGGAAAAAAGCTCACGGTAAAGAGGCGAAAAAGGATGACATAAACGAGACTCCTTCAGAGAAAGAAACAGCTCAAAGCCAGCCACAAGAGATGAAAAAGAGTGAGCCTGAGAAGAAAGTCAGTGCAGTCGACTTTGAACCAAAAACACCTGATAAACCTTCTCGGAAAAAAATTCACAGTAAAGAGGTGAAAAAGGATGACATAAGTGAGACTCCTTCAGAGAAAGAAACGACTCAAAGCCAGCCACAAGAGATGAAAAAGAGTGAGCCTGAGAAAAAAGTCAGTGAAGTCGATTCTGACCCAAAAACACCTGATAAACCTTCCCGGAAAAAAATTCACAGTAAAGAGGTGAAAAAGGATGACATAAACGAGACTTTCTCTCggaaagaaacaactgaaaatcaGCCACTAGAAGTGAAAAAGAGTGAACCTGAGAAAAAAGTCAGCGTAGTCGATTCTGACCCAAAAACACCTGATAAACCTTCCCGGAAAAAAATTCACAGTAAAGAGGTGAAAAAGGATGACATAAGTGAGACTCTTTCAGGAAAGGAAGCAACTAAAAGCCAATCGCCGGAAGTGAAAAAGAGTGAACCTGAGAAAAAAGTCAGTGCAGTCGACTCTGACCCAAAAACACCTGGTAAACCTTCTCGAAAAAGAGCTCACAGTAAGGAGGCGAAAAAGGATGACATAAGTGAGACTCTTTCAGGAAAGGAAGCAACTAAAAGCCAATCGCCGGAAGTGAAAAAGAGTGAGCCTGAGAAAAAAGTCAGCGTAGTCGACTTTGAACCAAAAACACCTGATAAAACTTCTCGAAAAAAGACTCATGGCAAAGAGGCGAAAAAGGGTGACATAAGTGAAACCTCTTCAGAGAAAGAAACAGCTCAAAGCCAGCCACAAGAGATGAAGAAGAGTGAGCCTGATAAAAAAGTCAGTGTAGTCGATTCTGACCCAAAAACACCTGATAAACCTTCCCGGAAAAAAGCTCATGGTAAGGAGGCGAAAAAGGATGACATAAGTGAGACTCTTTCAGGAAAGGAAGCAACTAAAAGCCAATCGCCGGAAGTGAAAAAGAGTGAGCCTGAGAAAAAAGTCAGTGCAGTCGACTTTGAACCAAAAACACCTGATAAAACTTCTCGAAAAAAGACTCATGGCAAAGAGGCGAAAAAGGATGACATAAGTGAAACCTCTTCAGAGAAAGAAACAGCTCAAAGCCAGCCACAAGAGATGAAGAAGAGTGAGCCTGATAAAAAAGTCAGTGTAGTCGATTCTGACCCAAAAACACCTGATAAACCTTCTCGAAAAAGAGCTCACAGTAAGGAGGCGAAAAAGGATGACATAAGTGAGACTCTTTCAGGAAAGGAAGCAACTAAAAGCCAATCGCCGGAAGTGAAAAAGAGTGAGCCTGAGAAAAAAGTCAGCGTAGTCGACTTTGAACCAAAAACACCTGACAAAACTTCTCGAAAAAAGACTCATGGCAAAGAGGCGAAAAAGGGTGACATAAGTGAAACCTCTTCAGAGAAAGAAACAGCTCAAAGCCAGCCACAAGAGATGAAGAAGAGTGAGCCTGATAAAAAAGTCAGTGTAGTCGATTCTGACCCAAAAACACCTGATAAACCTTCCCGGAAAAAAGCTCATGGTAAGGAGGCGAAAAAGGATGACATAAGTGAGACTCTTTCAGGAAAGGAAGCAACTAAAAGCCAATCGCCGGAAGTGAAAAAGAGCGACTCTGATCAAAAAACGCCTTCAGAAAAGACATCGTCCCCAGGAAAACGCTCGAATGAAAACAGTAGGGTCGAATCCCCAGCATCCTCATCCAAGCAAGGAGATGATATTACAAACATCAACAACGCTCCACAATCAGGCAATCTCAGTTTCACAGATGAATTCAACAAACAGCGTTTAATTGCATCGCCACAAACATTGGAACACTTGAAAGGGAAAAATCTCGATTTTTTCCTTGTCTTTAAAAGTTACCCTAATGTTTTGTTATGGGCCGCAGAGAACGCTGACATTTATGTTGAAAAGCTAGTTTGCAGTTTTGCCCGAAATATTGTCCAAGCCCTTGTAGAACTTCATAAATTGAAGTACATGCACCGTGCTGTTATGCCAAGCAATATCGTTATTACTGATAGTAGACAGGCTTTATTATCTGGATTCGAAAGCGTTATGGAAACCAATTACGATGCCCTTCACAAGCAGCCGAGGCTCGTTCTAAGTTCAACACGCTATAGGCCGCCGGAGTTGATTTCTGAAAGCAGAGACCAAGATATTAAACTAGACTCGTGGGGTTTAGGTGTTACAGTCTTCGCTATGTTGAcaggccatccaccttttaccgaaAAGAACCGTTTTCTTCTAgaacaagcaataaaagaaaaagaGTTGAAATTCGATGCTGGTGAATGGTCAGGAATCTCTGAGAGCGCGAGAGACTTTTGCAGAATTTTATGTGTGAAAGAGCCAAGTCAGAGACCCACCGTTGAAGAGGTTTCGGATCATCCCTGGCTGGCTGGCAGAGATGCAGGCAAAAAAAAACtacttttaaataaacaaaatttattatAG